A single genomic interval of Marmota flaviventris isolate mMarFla1 chromosome 14, mMarFla1.hap1, whole genome shotgun sequence harbors:
- the LOC114099505 gene encoding lithostathine-1-like → MAQTSSCLMLITCLMFLSLSQGQDYEEHHPIHHISCPEGTHSYGSHCYYFYEDRLTWIEADLFCQNTHAGHLVSVLTQSEGNFVASMIKESGTTDSSVWIGLHDPKKIHLWHWSSGSLYTYKAWAPGSPNIANRGYCVSVTAKSGFKLWKDTNCEAHMSFVCKFNS, encoded by the exons ATGGCTCAGACCAGCTCATGCTTGATGCTGATCACATGCCTGATGTTCCTGTCTCTGAGCCAAG GTCAGGATTATGAGGAACACCACCCCATTCACCATATCAGCTGCCCAGAAGGCACCCATTCATATGGCTCCCACTGCTACTACTTTTATGAAGACCGTTTGACCTGGATTGAAGCAGAT CTCTTCTGTCAGAACACACATGCAGGCCACCTGGTATCTGTGCTCACCCAGTCCGAGGGCAACTTCGTGGCCTCAATGATTAAGGAGAGTGGTACTACAGACTCCAGTGTGTGGATTGGCCTCCATGACCCCAAAAAG ATCCACCTTTGGCACTGGAGCAGTGGGTCCCTGTATACCTACAAAGCCTGGGCCCCTGGATCCCCAAACATTGCTAACCGTGGCTACTGTGTAAGCGTGACTGCAAAATCAG GATTCAAGCTATGGAAGGATACCAATTGTGAGGCTCATATGTCCTTTGTTTGCAAGTTTAACAGCTAA